A single genomic interval of Aegicerativicinus sediminis harbors:
- a CDS encoding SixA phosphatase family protein → MKILVLVRHAKSSWEHDVTDIKRPLKGRGVNDAKLVSQRFKEEDFMPERVFSSPANRAFSTCKIFMDTLGVGIEEVTVDHKLYDFSGENILGFIKSMDNKIESAMIFGHNFALTNLVNSLGSQYIGNFPTSGLAKIHFDIDTWENISKGSTNLLLKPKDLK, encoded by the coding sequence ATGAAAATATTGGTACTTGTAAGACATGCTAAATCGTCGTGGGAGCACGATGTTACTGACATTAAGCGCCCTTTGAAGGGTAGGGGTGTAAATGATGCAAAATTGGTGTCTCAACGCTTTAAAGAAGAGGATTTTATGCCAGAAAGGGTATTTTCGAGCCCTGCGAATAGGGCTTTTTCTACTTGTAAAATCTTTATGGATACCCTAGGTGTGGGCATTGAAGAGGTTACGGTAGATCACAAACTTTATGATTTTAGTGGTGAAAATATTTTAGGATTTATCAAATCAATGGACAACAAAATTGAATCTGCTATGATTTTTGGGCATAATTTTGCGTTGACAAATTTGGTTAATTCCCTGGGATCACAATATATAGGAAATTTCCCAACCTCTGGTTTGGCGAAAATCCATTTTGATATAGATACTTGGGAAAATATTTCTAAGGGTTCGACCAACCTACTTCTTAAACCTAAGGATCTAAAATAA
- a CDS encoding HYR-like domain-containing protein, whose product MKTITTRVMNFLPLLLILLFAPGLVFSQTDSNEITSFEAYTSLNSTAETLSTNECTANDFHVDGLRFVDVNGGDLGSCEPGTEQMVKIYVTFGSQGNAQRYSVFVRYDLWINGVDTEQTVERCYYENESIPIGIEVELTEFSWICGDRVELKNFYMAWQSNIGADCGPNGSKCYYDPDGYIVDAPLVTDFTYQQECGTNNVDFTADVTGGDINNPYTYSWTFGDGGTSNEANPTHTYATPGTYDVSLTATDSKGDFDDQTYTIEVNTVLTGLTLTPTHIECGGDTTGSIEASGVMGGSGNYTYSINPSPEGMVLTNNVFSNLPSGNYEITVTDEVNCSISQGTTINVNDSTAPTITAPEGFETEGCSASDVTSEGKTTLVYSSTAAEISAEQFMAEGGTYVEENVDSITYIDVASGTCDITITRTFTITDECGMSATADQTIIVSDNTAPSFTVPVDITIGCDQDSTDLLITGDVSDENDNCSVDIEATYSDVTAAGSCANASVITRTWTLTDDCGNSTTYDQTINIVDLDAPVAPTSPEDISYECMEDVPAAGNMTATDACQGDIIATGVDVVSDGEGCEKIINRSWTFVDACGNESSISQTITVKDTTPPSITTPAVDLAVECDGLGNTAALQTWLNTRGGAVASDNCSDVTWTNNFTALSDDCGMTGSATVEFTATDDCGNSSTTTATFTIKDDTAPIITEPARNLQVECNGNGNQDELQAWLDDHGGTRAEDACSELIWSYEFEESAENCGNTTFTKVIFTVADECGNERQSIGVFVINDNTPPTITAQAVGKTVECNENSLANLTQWLASHGGASAEDDCSDNITWSNDFEGLDEACGQTGSVTVIFTASDGCGNTATTSATYTITDTKAPVINNQPQNLTVECGIDDAPTMLQNWLNNNGGATAIDNCSEVIWTNNYGGANSDCSAPVEVTFTATDNCGNATSVTATYSVQDSIPPTLTGEASDISYECSSDIDSLIENWLDTNGGATATDDCSAIAWSNDFNGLSGGCGSTGSATVTFTATDGCGNEVSTTATISVNDTTAPEFTTEAENLIVECDGTGNTAEFDAWMANNGGAVAEDGCGNISWSTSVSASSDGCGNTTFVKIVFTAADECGNQSSSIATFTVVDTTAPEFVAPDNIILECGQDETDLNLTGSPTALADICDTQLTTSYTDAEEVGACAGERVITRTWVVSDDCGNESSDTQIITIQDTTAPEFTVPESVSIECNQDYTDLAITGDVTDESDNCSTNLDATYTDAVAEGDCPNSMAITRTWTLTDDCGNITEKVQSITVTDSTAPTFTVPESVTLECGDDYADLSLTGDVTDENDNCSTDLDANYTDSIAEGDCPNSVVVSRTWTLVDECGNTTSAVQTITIEDKTPPTFTVPVSLTFDCDADYNDLSITGDVTDEADNCSTNLDATYTDSVSQGDCPNNVVVSRTWSLTDECGNTTTAVQTITIEDKTGPTFTVPENITLECDQDYTDLSITGEATDINDNCSTGLEATYVDVIVPGDCPNTMSITRTWAVTDECGNTTEMGQTIMIQDETPPTFTVPESVTIDCGDDENDLSLTGDVTDEADNCSSDLEATYSDVSVEGTCPVINTITRTWTLIDECGNVTTAVQTISVQDNTGPEFEVPASVTIECTDDVNDLELTGAPSNITDNCSTDLQPTYSDVVINGDCPGSYVITRSWEVTDSCNNSTVKEQTITIQDSTAPVIDGDFEESISVNCSSIPGVDALVFTDNCSDNVEVVFNEVIGDESQNTYTITRTWTVSDECNNEALYTQVITVDNTPTTVNIQQQLCNDESTEAFDLSTLLGNDVPTDGTWTVVDGDITLNGSVVDPEGVAEGDYIINYEVDSPTGGCPTVYIFSLTVNQCIVLECNDPIISTAVTPNGDNVNDFFTITGIENCGFTIDLKIFNRWGAMIFDSNNYDNTWSGESSDASVGGANKVPTGTYYYIINLRNSGLPPFTGPIYIATK is encoded by the coding sequence ATGAAAACAATTACTACAAGGGTTATGAATTTTCTGCCCCTTCTACTGATCCTACTTTTCGCCCCGGGATTGGTTTTCAGTCAAACAGATTCCAATGAAATAACTTCATTTGAAGCCTACACCTCATTGAATTCCACTGCTGAAACACTTAGTACAAATGAATGTACAGCAAACGACTTTCACGTAGACGGTCTTAGGTTTGTAGATGTAAATGGCGGTGACCTTGGTTCCTGCGAACCTGGTACAGAGCAAATGGTTAAAATTTATGTGACATTTGGTTCGCAAGGAAATGCACAAAGATATTCCGTTTTTGTCCGTTACGATTTATGGATAAATGGGGTTGATACAGAACAAACCGTTGAAAGATGTTATTATGAGAATGAATCTATTCCAATTGGTATAGAAGTTGAATTAACTGAATTTTCTTGGATTTGTGGCGACAGAGTGGAATTAAAAAATTTCTACATGGCGTGGCAGTCCAATATCGGTGCAGATTGTGGCCCGAATGGTTCAAAATGTTATTACGATCCTGATGGTTATATAGTTGATGCTCCTCTGGTTACAGATTTTACCTACCAACAAGAATGTGGTACCAACAATGTCGATTTTACTGCTGACGTAACTGGTGGAGATATTAACAATCCATATACCTATTCTTGGACCTTTGGGGATGGTGGCACTTCAAATGAGGCTAATCCTACCCACACATATGCTACTCCAGGGACGTATGATGTCTCCTTAACTGCAACTGATAGTAAAGGTGACTTTGACGATCAAACTTACACCATAGAAGTTAATACTGTATTAACAGGACTAACTTTAACTCCTACACATATAGAATGTGGTGGAGATACAACAGGCTCAATTGAGGCAAGTGGTGTAATGGGAGGTTCTGGAAATTACACTTATAGTATTAACCCCTCTCCAGAAGGCATGGTCCTGACCAATAATGTATTTAGCAATTTACCTAGTGGTAATTACGAAATTACTGTTACTGATGAGGTAAATTGTTCTATTAGTCAAGGTACAACCATCAATGTAAATGATTCAACGGCTCCTACAATTACAGCTCCTGAAGGATTTGAAACCGAAGGATGCTCTGCTTCAGACGTAACCTCAGAAGGAAAAACAACACTTGTATACTCTTCTACCGCCGCCGAAATTTCAGCAGAACAATTTATGGCTGAAGGTGGTACTTATGTTGAAGAAAATGTAGATTCAATTACCTATATAGACGTTGCTTCGGGTACATGCGATATAACTATAACTAGAACATTCACTATTACTGATGAATGCGGAATGTCTGCAACTGCGGATCAAACTATAATTGTTTCGGACAATACCGCTCCATCCTTTACAGTTCCAGTCGATATTACAATTGGTTGTGATCAAGATTCAACCGATCTTTTAATAACTGGTGATGTTTCAGATGAAAATGATAACTGTTCTGTAGATATTGAAGCTACCTATTCCGATGTTACCGCTGCTGGATCTTGTGCAAATGCAAGTGTTATCACTAGAACTTGGACTTTAACTGACGATTGCGGTAATTCTACAACTTACGATCAAACTATTAATATTGTTGACCTTGATGCTCCAGTAGCGCCAACCTCTCCGGAGGATATTTCATATGAATGTATGGAAGATGTTCCTGCAGCAGGTAATATGACTGCGACCGATGCTTGTCAAGGAGATATTATTGCAACTGGTGTTGATGTAGTTTCTGACGGCGAAGGTTGTGAAAAAATTATTAATAGATCATGGACATTTGTAGATGCTTGTGGAAATGAAAGCTCAATTTCACAAACAATTACGGTAAAAGATACTACTCCCCCATCTATCACAACCCCTGCAGTTGATCTTGCAGTTGAATGTGATGGCCTTGGAAATACAGCAGCACTGCAAACATGGCTAAACACTAGAGGTGGTGCAGTTGCTTCTGATAATTGCTCAGATGTAACCTGGACGAACAATTTTACTGCATTGTCTGATGATTGTGGTATGACTGGTTCAGCTACTGTAGAATTTACAGCTACTGATGATTGTGGAAATTCCTCAACCACTACTGCTACATTTACAATTAAAGACGATACAGCACCAATTATTACCGAACCTGCAAGGAATTTACAGGTTGAATGTAATGGAAATGGAAATCAAGATGAATTACAAGCTTGGTTAGATGATCATGGCGGAACAAGAGCCGAAGATGCTTGTAGCGAATTAATTTGGTCTTACGAATTTGAAGAAAGTGCAGAAAACTGTGGCAATACTACCTTTACTAAGGTTATCTTCACAGTAGCAGATGAATGTGGAAACGAGAGACAAAGTATTGGTGTTTTTGTAATAAATGATAATACCCCACCAACTATTACAGCTCAAGCTGTTGGAAAAACTGTTGAATGTAATGAAAATAGCTTGGCTAATTTAACACAATGGCTAGCTAGTCATGGAGGCGCTTCTGCTGAGGATGATTGTTCTGATAACATTACTTGGTCTAATGACTTTGAAGGATTAGATGAAGCTTGTGGTCAGACTGGATCTGTTACAGTAATATTTACTGCGTCTGATGGATGTGGTAATACTGCAACCACGAGTGCAACATATACCATTACAGATACTAAGGCACCAGTAATTAATAATCAACCACAAAATTTAACCGTTGAGTGTGGAATTGATGATGCCCCAACTATGTTGCAAAACTGGTTAAATAATAATGGTGGCGCAACTGCAATTGATAATTGTAGTGAAGTAATTTGGACAAATAACTACGGTGGTGCAAACTCAGATTGTAGTGCACCTGTAGAAGTGACATTTACTGCTACCGATAATTGTGGTAATGCCACATCGGTTACTGCAACTTATTCTGTGCAAGATTCTATTCCTCCAACATTAACTGGGGAAGCATCAGATATTTCTTATGAATGCTCAAGTGATATCGATAGCCTAATTGAAAATTGGTTAGATACCAATGGAGGTGCAACTGCTACGGACGACTGCTCTGCTATTGCCTGGTCTAATGACTTTAATGGTTTAAGCGGTGGTTGTGGTTCAACAGGTAGTGCAACAGTAACCTTCACTGCTACGGATGGCTGTGGAAATGAAGTTTCTACAACAGCTACCATTAGTGTAAATGATACTACTGCTCCAGAATTCACGACTGAGGCTGAAAATTTAATTGTAGAATGTGATGGAACCGGAAACACCGCAGAATTTGATGCTTGGATGGCCAACAATGGTGGTGCAGTTGCTGAGGATGGATGTGGAAATATTTCATGGTCGACTTCTGTAAGTGCTTCATCCGATGGGTGTGGAAATACAACTTTCGTAAAAATTGTGTTCACTGCCGCAGATGAGTGTGGAAACCAGTCTAGTAGTATTGCAACTTTTACTGTTGTTGATACTACCGCGCCCGAATTTGTAGCTCCGGACAATATAATTTTAGAATGTGGACAAGATGAAACAGACTTAAACTTAACTGGTTCACCTACTGCCCTTGCTGATATTTGCGATACTCAATTAACCACATCCTACACTGACGCTGAAGAAGTTGGCGCTTGTGCTGGTGAAAGAGTAATTACAAGAACTTGGGTTGTATCTGATGATTGTGGAAATGAAAGCTCAGACACACAAATCATTACTATACAAGATACTACAGCCCCAGAATTTACAGTACCTGAAAGTGTCAGTATAGAATGTAATCAAGATTACACCGATCTAGCTATCACCGGAGATGTAACCGATGAAAGTGACAATTGCTCTACTAATTTAGATGCAACCTATACAGATGCTGTTGCAGAAGGTGATTGCCCTAATTCAATGGCAATTACAAGAACTTGGACATTAACAGATGACTGTGGTAATATTACAGAGAAAGTTCAATCGATAACTGTAACGGATTCAACAGCTCCAACATTTACAGTCCCTGAAAGTGTTACATTGGAATGTGGAGATGATTATGCAGATTTGAGTCTAACAGGAGATGTTACAGATGAAAATGACAATTGTAGTACGGATCTTGACGCTAATTATACAGATTCAATCGCTGAAGGTGATTGCCCGAATAGTGTAGTCGTTTCTAGAACTTGGACTTTAGTTGATGAATGTGGCAACACAACATCTGCGGTTCAAACCATCACTATTGAAGATAAAACACCTCCAACTTTCACAGTTCCGGTTAGTTTAACTTTCGATTGTGATGCGGATTACAATGACCTTTCAATAACTGGAGATGTAACCGACGAGGCTGATAATTGTTCTACAAATTTAGATGCAACTTATACAGATTCAGTTTCCCAAGGAGATTGCCCAAATAATGTGGTTGTATCTAGAACTTGGTCATTAACTGATGAATGTGGAAATACCACTACAGCAGTACAAACAATTACCATTGAAGACAAAACAGGTCCAACATTTACAGTACCAGAAAACATCACTTTAGAATGTGATCAAGATTATACTGATTTGTCTATAACCGGTGAAGCAACAGATATAAATGACAATTGCTCAACTGGATTAGAGGCAACTTATGTAGATGTTATTGTCCCAGGAGACTGCCCAAATACTATGTCAATCACAAGAACATGGGCAGTAACAGATGAATGCGGTAATACAACCGAAATGGGACAGACCATAATGATTCAGGATGAAACTCCTCCAACTTTCACAGTGCCAGAAAGCGTAACTATTGATTGTGGAGATGATGAAAATGATTTAAGTCTTACAGGTGATGTAACCGATGAGGCTGATAATTGTTCATCAGATCTTGAAGCAACATATTCTGATGTTTCAGTAGAAGGAACATGCCCCGTAATAAATACAATTACAAGAACTTGGACATTGATTGATGAATGTGGAAATGTAACTACAGCAGTTCAAACAATTTCGGTTCAAGATAATACTGGCCCTGAATTTGAAGTTCCAGCTAGTGTAACCATCGAATGTACAGATGATGTTAATGACCTAGAATTAACTGGTGCTCCATCAAATATTACAGATAATTGTTCAACAGATTTACAACCAACATATTCCGATGTTGTAATAAATGGTGATTGCCCAGGATCCTATGTTATAACTAGAAGTTGGGAAGTAACTGATAGTTGTAATAATTCAACTGTAAAGGAACAAACAATAACCATTCAAGATAGTACTGCTCCTGTTATTGATGGAGATTTTGAAGAATCAATCTCTGTAAACTGTAGCAGTATACCAGGCGTAGATGCGCTAGTTTTCACTGATAATTGCAGTGATAATGTTGAAGTCGTCTTTAATGAGGTGATTGGTGATGAGTCACAAAATACTTATACAATTACCAGAACCTGGACTGTATCAGATGAATGTAATAATGAAGCTTTATATACACAAGTAATTACAGTTGATAATACTCCAACAACCGTTAATATACAGCAACAATTATGTAATGATGAAAGTACCGAAGCGTTTGATTTATCTACTCTTTTAGGAAATGATGTTCCAACGGATGGCACATGGACGGTTGTTGATGGAGACATAACACTTAATGGAAGCGTAGTAGATCCGGAAGGTGTTGCTGAAGGTGATTATATCATTAACTATGAAGTTGACAGTCCTACTGGAGGATGCCCAACAGTTTACATCTTCAGTTTAACTGTAAACCAGTGTATCGTATTAGAATGTAATGATCCTATTATCTCTACAGCTGTTACCCCTAATGGAGATAACGTGAATGATTTCTTTACCATTACTGGAATTGAAAATTGCGGATTTACCATCGATTTGAAGATTTTCAACAGATGGGGTGCCATGATTTTCGACAGTAATAATTACGATAATACCTGGAGTGGTGAATCTTCTGATGCCTCAGTAGGCGGTGCAAACAAGGTGCCAACAGGAACGTATTATTATATAATAAACTTAAGAAACAGTGGATTACCACCTTTTACAGGCCCAATCTACATTGCAACCAAATAA
- a CDS encoding PorP/SprF family type IX secretion system membrane protein, giving the protein MKLFKFNIIVAFILLSSTASFAQQLPQFTQYMYNTISINPAYAGSRETLSIVGLHRSQWVGLAGAPTTQTLSIHTPVGASEKVGLGFSFINDELGAQNFQYLYGDFSYTINTGDNTKLAFGLKAGFTSYSLDGEFIAQHPDDPLIYGYEDRWKPNIGTGIFWHSNRWYLGLSAPRLLNTDYSGEDGFEALERVSYYFTGGLVFDLGESVKFKPATMLKMTNGAPLSFDLTANFLFNEVFWLGAGYRFNERAGALGGIADFQISKQLRIGYAYEYPISDLRPYTNGTHEILLMFELFKSNRIKSPRYF; this is encoded by the coding sequence ATGAAATTGTTTAAGTTTAACATAATTGTCGCTTTTATACTGCTTAGTAGTACCGCGAGTTTTGCCCAACAATTACCGCAGTTCACACAGTATATGTACAATACTATTTCTATAAACCCAGCCTATGCAGGGAGTAGAGAAACCTTAAGTATTGTAGGATTACATCGTAGTCAATGGGTCGGTCTTGCAGGAGCACCAACAACCCAAACCTTATCAATTCACACCCCAGTAGGTGCCTCTGAGAAGGTAGGTTTAGGATTCTCCTTTATAAACGACGAGTTAGGTGCCCAGAATTTCCAATATTTATATGGAGATTTTTCATACACCATTAATACTGGAGATAACACAAAACTCGCGTTTGGGTTAAAGGCTGGATTCACGAGTTACAGTTTAGATGGTGAATTTATAGCCCAACATCCGGATGATCCATTAATTTATGGTTATGAAGATCGCTGGAAGCCAAATATCGGAACCGGTATATTCTGGCATAGTAATCGTTGGTACCTTGGTTTGTCCGCACCACGATTATTAAATACAGATTATAGTGGAGAGGATGGTTTTGAAGCTCTTGAACGTGTGAGTTATTATTTTACCGGTGGTCTTGTATTCGATCTTGGCGAATCTGTCAAGTTTAAACCGGCTACTATGTTAAAAATGACCAACGGAGCTCCATTATCCTTTGATTTAACTGCCAATTTCTTATTCAATGAAGTGTTTTGGCTTGGAGCAGGTTACCGTTTTAACGAACGAGCAGGTGCTCTTGGTGGAATTGCAGATTTCCAAATTTCTAAACAATTACGAATTGGTTATGCCTATGAATATCCAATTTCAGACCTAAGACCTTACACCAATGGGACACATGAGATACTATTGATGTTTGAATTATTCAAAAGTAACCGAATTAAATCGCCACGATACTTCTAA